A single Brassica rapa cultivar Chiifu-401-42 chromosome A04, CAAS_Brap_v3.01, whole genome shotgun sequence DNA region contains:
- the LOC103863500 gene encoding zinc finger CCCH domain-containing protein 46, whose amino-acid sequence MDGYEATRIVLSRIQALDPENASKIMGLLLLQDHGEKEMIRLAFGPETLVHSVIAKAKKELGLMSCSRPSWSQEELISPRNNNNNNNRGSSLNPASLPFYANGARSSKNLTNEFEFMDDVNPRSDFLGSVHARSGSCVLDGLGYGDSDLGFGGVPCSYYARGFCKNGSSCRFVHSEGGAELVGSPSRIELLRSNSVPPRLAHHFMTRSFSPKGVNLQSSDAQRAAAAALMMGDDFQKLGRWRPERIDLSAMACPASRQIYLTFPADSRFREEDVSNYFSTFGPVQDVRIPYQQKRMFGFVTFVYPETVKSILAKGNPHFVCDSRVLVKPYKEKGKVPDKYRTNQPTELELSPTGLASSPRDAIGGRGFYNNTQDVLWESKFEEEILELQSRRLMNMQLHDVKKHFQLNSPTHIHSPNPFTQALVSPRPLPVKAGREIGKGSSKEGSDDDTMNLPERLEDSLPDSPFASSTHHLVMFGESTDNNGSDLWSPSSDNDDNSTPSTLSDSNSFNCQMPRLLPIGMLPGRGGPACRVGI is encoded by the exons ATGGATGGGTACGAAGCAACTAGGATTGTGCTCTCTCGTATCCAAGCTTTAGACCCAGAAAACGCATCAAAGATAATgggtctccttcttcttcaagACCACGGTGAGAAAGAGATGATAAGGCTAGCCTTTGGTCCAGAGACTCTTGTCCACTCTGTAATAGCGAAAGCCAAGAAAGAGTTAGGTCTCATGAGCTGTTCAAGACCTTCTtggagtcaagaggagttgATTAGCCctagaaacaacaacaacaacaacaaccgtgGCTCTTCTCTCAACCCTGCTTCTTTGCCCTTCTACGCTAATGGAGCAAGATCTTCTAAGAACTTGACCAACGAGTTCGAGTTCATGGATGATGTTAACCCAAGAAGTGACTTTTTGGGGTCTGTGCATGCAAGAAGTGGTAGCTGCGTTTTGGACGGTTTAGGGTATGGTGATTCTGATTTAGGGTTTGGAGGTGTACCCTGTTCTTATTACGCTAGAGGCTTCTGCAAGAACGGAAGTAGCTGCAGATTCGTTCACAGTGAGGGAGGAGCTGAGTTAGTTGGCTCTCCAAGCAGAATCGAGCTTCTTAGGTCTAACTCGGTACCTCCAAGACTTGCTCATCACTTCATGACTCGCTCTTTCTCTCCAAAAGGAGTAAACTTGCAGAGCAGCGATGCACAAAG agctgctgctgctgctttgATGATGGGAGATGATTTTCAGAAGCTTGGGAGATGGAGGCCTGAGAGGATTGATCTCTCTGCTATGGCATGTCCAGCTTCAAGACAGATCTATCTGACATTTCCTGCCGACAGTAGGTTCAGGGAGGAAGATGTGTCCAACTATTTTAG TACTTTTGGACCAGTTCAAGATGTGAGGATACCATATCAGCAAAAGAGGATGTTTGGGTTTGTGACATTTGTTTACCCTGAGACTGTCAAGAGCATTCTCGCCAAAGGGAACCCTCACTTTGTGTGTGACTCAAGGGTTCTTGTCAAGCCTTACAAGGAGAAAGGCAAAGTCCCTGACAAATACAG AACAAACCAACCAACAGAGCTAGAATTGTCCCCAACAGGCCTTGCTTCAAGCCCCAGAGATGCTATAG GCGGGAGAGGGTTTTATAACAACACCCAAGATGTTTTGTGGGAGAGTAAGTTTGAAGAAGAGATTCTTGAGCTTCAGAGCAGAAGGCTTATGAACATGCAGCTTCATGACGTCAAGAAGCATTTCCAACTCAATTCCCCTACACACATTCATTCCCCAAATCCTTTTACCCAAGCACTCGTGTCTCCACGCCCATTACCGGTTAAAGCAGGAAGAGAGATAGGGAAAGGAAGTTCCAAGGAAGGATCTGATGATGACACAATGAATCTACCAGAGAG GTTGGAGGATAGCTTGCCGGATAGTCCATTTGCCTCGTCCACACATCATTTGGTTATGTTTGGTGAATCTACAGACAACAATGGATCGGATTTGTGGTCGCCTTCTTCAGACAATGATGATAATTCTACTCCATCTACACTCTCTGATTCCAACTCTTTCAACTGCCAAATGCCTAG GTTACTGCCTATTGGGATGTTGCCCGGTAGGGGTGGACCGGCCTGTCGTGTCGGGATATAA
- the LOC103863490 gene encoding uncharacterized protein LOC103863490 — MLQLFFTIAFSAAPLTLYIPPIRCLTVFVETVEEMGMEGRVYSRRVFPRARIAWSRLLDCFLSSSPRRP, encoded by the coding sequence ATGTTACAGCTGTTTTTCACGATAGCCTTCTCGGCGGCGCCGTTAACGCTGTACATACCGCCGATAAGATGTTTGACGGTGTTCGTTGAGACGGTGGAGGAGATGGGAATGGAAGGTAGGGTTTATAGCCGGAGAGTCTTCCCTCGCGCCAGAATTGCTTGGTCTAGGCTTCTTGATTGCTTCCTCTCCTCTTCTCCTCGCCGTCCTTGA
- the LOC103863497 gene encoding DNA-directed RNA polymerases II, IV and V subunit 11 — protein sequence MNAPDRYERFVVPEGTKKVSYERDTKIINAASFTIEREDHTIGNIVRMQLHRDENVLFAGYQLPHPLKYKIIVRIHTTSQSSPMQAYNQAINDLDKELDFLKSQFEAEVARFSTPY from the exons ATGAATGCTCCGGACCGATACGAGCGATTCGTCGTTCCTGAAGGCACCAAAAA GGTTTCTTATGAGAGGGACACGAAGATCATCAATGCTGCTTCCTTCACGATTGAGAGAGAAGACCATACCATTGGCAACATCGTCCGCAT GCAACTTCACCGCGACGAGAATGTTTTGTTTGCTGGGTACCAACTTCCTCATCCTCTCAAGTACAAGATCATAGTCAGG ATTCACACCACAAGCCAGTCTTCCCCGATGCAAGCATACAATCAGGCTATCAATGACCTTGACAAGGAGCTTGACTTTCTCAAGAGCCAATTTGAG GCAGAGGTGGCCAGGTTCTCGACTCCCTACTAA
- the LOC103863498 gene encoding basic leucine zipper 24 — protein sequence MDGEEIEPWARASGGCSHTHSCNPPGPEDASHSHTCFHTHTHLIIPDSQENDHSDSSNKRRPCGNREAVRKYREKKKARTAYLEDEVKRLQSMNEFLLRKLQSQAIVEAEIIRLRTLLAEMQKTIDDELGGFSFQKQCNGSGFVFKEDGCNVATRNMICEVARVECEEGKTLHEPIHSFVPHSPPFSR from the exons ATGGATGGGGAAGAGATAGAGCCTTGGGCTCGTGCATCAGGAGGATGTAGTCACACTCATAGTTGCAATCCTCCAGGACCAGAGGATGCTTCTCACTCACACACATGCTTCCACACTCACACTCATCTCATCATCCCT GATTCGCAAGAGAATGACCATTCTGACAGCAGCAACAAGAGGCGGCCATGTGGGAACAGAGAGGCAGTGAGAAAGTACagggagaagaagaaggctCGCACGGCATACCTTGAAGACGAAGTCAAGAGACTGCAATCTATGAATGAATTCTTGCTTAGAAAGCTTCAGAGTCAAGCAATTGTGGAAGCTGAAATCATCAGACTCCGGACTCTTCTGGCAGAGATGCAGAAAACAATTGATGATGAACTCGGTGGTTTCTCGTTTCAGAAGCAATGCAACGGTTCTGGCTTTGTGTTCAAAGAAG ATGGATGCAACGTAGCAACAAGGAATATGATTTGCGAAGTGGCAAGAGTAGAGTGCGAGGAGGGCAAAACACTTCATGAACCTATTCATTCTTTTGTTCCCCATTCACCACCATTCTCACGTTAA
- the LOC103863493 gene encoding glycosyltransferase BC10, whose translation MFSSSTLLYSLSLFLSLSLLFFLSSSRNNLLSTADELDDLSLFHRAALSSSNTRRLISLSQTPPPPKIAFLFLTNSDLTFLPLWETFFQGHEHLYNAYIHADPSSAISPLLSSSINAKFIPAKRTARASPSLISAERRLIARAILDDPNNLYFALVSQHCIPLHSFAYIHSHLSKSHQSFIEILSDEPFLPQRYNARGDDAMMPEIPYQDFRVGSQFFVLAKRHALMVIQERKLWRKFRLPCVDAESCYPEEHYFPTLLSLEDPEGCSRFTLTRVNWTGSVSGHPHTYRALEVSPQLIHRLRRSNSSLDYFFARKFSAESLQPLMEIADDVIFRD comes from the coding sequence ATGTTCTCTTCCTCCACTCTcctctattctctctctctcttcctctccctctcactcctcttcttcctctcttcctCCCGCAACAACCTCCTCTCCACCGCCGATGAACTCGACGACCTCTCCCTCTTCCACCGCGCCGCCCTCTCCTCCTCCAACACCCGCCGTCTCATCTCCCTCTCACAGACCCCTCCTCCTCCAAAAATCGCGTTCCTCTTCCTAACAAACTCCGATCTAACCTTCCTACCTCTCTGGGAAACCTTCTTCCAAGGCCACGAGCATCTCTACAACGCTTACATCCACGCGGATCCATCCTCCGCAATCTCCCCACTCCTCTCCTCCTCAATCAACGCCAAATTCATCCCGGCGAAGAGAACCGCACGCGCCTCCCCGTCGCTAATCTCCGCGGAACGGCGACTGATAGCACGCGCCATCCTCGACGATCCAAACAACCTCTACTTCGCTCTCGTCTCGCAGCACTGCATCCCTCTCCACTCCTTCGCTTACATCCACAGCCACCTCTCCAAATCTCACCAAAGCTTCATCGAGATCCTCTCCGACGAGCCTTTCCTCCCGCAACGGTACAACGCGCGTGGAGACGACGCGATGATGCCTGAGATCCCCTACCAAGACTTCCGCGTGGGGTCTCAGTTCTTCGTTCTGGCGAAACGTCACGCTTTGATGGTCATTCAGGAGAGGAAGCTGTGGAGGAAGTTTAGGTTGCCGTGCGTTGATGCGGAGTCTTgctaccctgaagaacattatTTTCCGACGCTCTTGTCTCTCGAGGATCCTGAAGGATGTAGCCGGTTTACACTCACACGTGTTAACTGGACCGGTAGTGTCAGCGGTCATCCTCACACGTACCGTGCGTTGGAGGTGTCACCTCAGCTGATTCATAGGTTGAGGAGATCTAACTCGAGTTTGGACTACTTCTTCGCGAGAAAATTCTCGGCGGAGTCGTTGCAGCCGTTGATGGAAATAGCAGATGATGTGATCTTCAGGGATTGA
- the LOC103863496 gene encoding cation/H(+) antiporter 28: protein MNTTATKSVCGDKWYLNLDKPEEALKVLGFIAIFVIRTLLHHAMKPLGQPYLTTDFAIGLILGNLPKFREAFSGPYSTTLNNIIEFGMICHMFVMGLEMNPSVLLRPPTKDAFIAYTSILTTFVLAFFTTPFLHYTKTAPFIFSLALALMASSTGSPILTRVISNLKIRKSDLGKLASAAGVHTDMISTLFYCIGFIFFPTEKPLPRPLQRFFRALLMFCLFLAQVTFTSIVSPIFLNWVNNENPEGKPLKGSHLVMSLAFVVFICSFPTWPPQSMYNPILSAFTAGLFLPNQGRMSKWIINKINYLLSTVFYPIFFFWVGFIIHMRNFDIGDKMAYARFFALLATVIIGKVIGTVLCGVILGYHVPETASLGLLLTTKGHFHVYLAALAIRTNRVKNTTGAMIIFVIVLTVVYSPFVVMDIIKRARKRVPVHIMALQWLDPTTELRVLIGLHGPHNIGSTLNLMEICHGGREPGSIFYATDMVELTDEIAATLKKGGGGGQSNESVTITDRSVTEMRESITAAVNGYGELRSGQGVTVRRMLALSTFMTMAHDICGLADELMVSIIILPFHKSRNPDGTLDSGNAGFRHVNRKILKNAPCSIGILVDRSFGQTEEAWRPGASMDIAIIFIGGGDCREALAFAAQVARHPAVKLSVIRFLEDKSSQNAQKRSSILNRASVVEQEEEMKLDDECFAEFYERYIAGGGGVSYMEKHLTNSSETFTALKSLDGEYGLVIVGRGGGRASSALTTGLNDWQQCPELGPIGDVLSGSDFSHNTSMLIIQQQRTRGQLEGLHDDFTIL, encoded by the exons ATGAATACAACTGCAACGAAAAGCGTATGCGGAGACAAATGGTACCTTAACCTAGACAAGCCTGAAGAGGCTTTGAAGGTTCTTGGATTCATCGCTATATTCGTCATCCGAACTCTCCTCCATCATGCCATGAAGCCTTTAGGCCAACCTTACCTCACCACCGATTTTGCT ATAGGACTGATTCTAGGTAATCTTCCCAAGTTTCGAGAGGCATTCTCGGGGCCTTACTCGACTACTCTCAACAACATTATCGAGTTCGGAATGATCTGCCATATGTTCGTGATGGGTCTAGAGATGAATCCAAGCGTCCTTCTCAGACCACCAACAAAAGACGCATTCATAGCATACACAAGCATCCTCACAACCTTTGTCCTCGCCTTTTTCACAACACCTTTCCTCCATTACACCAAAACTGCTCCTTTCATTTTCTCCCTCGCTCTTGCCCTCATGGCCTCAAGCACCGGCTCACCTATCCTCACCCGTGTCATCTCCAATCTCAAAATCAGAAAATCCGATCTCGGAAAGCTCGCATCAGCCGCAGGTGTCCACACTGATATGATCTCAACCTTGTTTTATTGCATCGGATTCATTTTCTTCCCTACAGAGAAACCTCTCCCTCGTCCTCTCCAGAGATTCTTCAGAGCCCTCCTCATGTTTTGCCTCTTCCTTGCTCAAGTCACTTTCACTTCCATTGTATCCCCCATCTTTCTTAATTGGGTCAACAACGAGAACCCTGAAGGCAAACCACTTAAAGGCTCTCACCTCGTTATGTCCCTAGCATTTGTCGTCTTCATCTGCAGTTTCCCAACTTGGCCACCTCAATCAATGTACAATCCGATTCTCAGCGCCTTCACGGCCGGTCTCTTCCTTCCAAACCAAGGAAGAATGTCAAAATGGATCATTAACAAAATCAACTACTTGCTCAGCACGGTCTTCTACCCTATCTTTTTCTTCTGGGTGGGATTCATTATCCACATGAGAAACTTTGACATAGGAGATAAAATGGCGTACGCAAGATTCTTTGCCCTTCTTGCCACTGTCATAATCGGAAAAGTCATTGGAACAGTCTTGTGTGGTGTAATACTCGGATATCATGTTCCGGAAACCGCATCTCTTGGACTGCTTTTGACCACCAAAGGCCATTTTCATGTCTACTTGGCCGCCTTAGCCATTCGG ACAAACAGAGTGAAAAATACGACAGGTGCAATGATCATCTTCGTCATTGTCCTCACAGTGGTCTACTCTCCATTCGTGGTCATGGACATTATTAAACGCGCCAGAAAGCGAGTGCCTGTGCACATCATGGCGCTTCAGTGGCTCGATCCAACAACTGAGCTTCGAGTTTTGATCGGTCTTCATGGTCCTCATAACATTGGTTCCACTCTCAACCTTATGGAGATCTGCCATGGAGGACGTGAGCCAGGGTCCATATTCTACGCAACTGACATGGTGGAGCTGACCGATGAGATTGCCGCCACACTGAAAAAGGGCGGTGGAGGGGGTCAGAGTAATGAGTCAGTGACGATAACAGACAGGTCGGTGACAGAGATGCGGGAGAGTATAACCGCGGCTGTGAATGGGTATGGGGAGCTCCGCAGTGGACAAGGTGTGACAGTGCGGCGGATGCTAGCATTGTCAACGTTTATGACCATGGCACACGACATCTGCGGATTGGCTGATGAACTTATGGTTTCCATTATAATTCTACCATTCCATAAAAGCAGAAATCCTGATGGCACTCTTGACTCTGGCAATGCCGGGTTCCGTCATGTGAACCGAAAG ATTCTGAAGAACGCACCGTGTTCGATAGGAATTCTCGTGGATAGGTCGTTCGGGCAAACAGAAGAGGCGTGGAGACCCGGAGCATCCATGGACATTGCTATTATATTCATAGGTGGTGGAGACTGCCGAGAGGCACTAGCCTTTGCTGCACAAGTGGCTCGACACCCTGCTGTAAAGCTAAGCGTGATACGTTTCTTAGAAGACAAGAGCTCTCAGAACGCTCAGAAACGCAGCAGCATCTTGAACAGAGCGAGTGTGGTAGAGCAAGAGGAGGAAATGAAGCTTGATGACGAGTGTTTTGCCGAGTTCTACGAAAGATATATAGCTGGTGGAGGAGGAGTTTCTTACATGGAGAAGCACCTCACAAACTCTTCAGAGACTTTCACGGCACTTAAATCATTGGACGGAGAGTATGGGCTGGTGATTgttggaagaggaggaggaagggcTAGCAGCGCATTAACCACTGGTCTCAACGACTGGCAGCAATGTCCAGAGCTTGGTCCCATAGGTGATGTTCTTTCGGGTTCAGATTTCTCCCACAACACATCGATGTTGATTATCCAGCAGCAGCGTACAAGAGGTCAGCTAGAAGGGCTTCATGATGATTTCACCATCCTGTGA
- the LOC103863501 gene encoding protein JINGUBANG — MVRSIQEGDLMTSSPSSSSTTTSNGTDSDGSLSPSSSSKSFVLSALTPFITAAYKPLAVLSAHVGSVSSLALCGEFLLSASQGKDIIVWQQPDLKIFAKFGQGDGSVKALVSVGSKVFTAHQDSRIRVWKVSRRSSENAFRLVDTLPTTKDYLGKFMKQSNYVQTRRNHKRLWIEHSDSISCLAVHAGIIYSGSWDKTLKVWRLSDLKCLESIKAHDDAINGLFVGEGRVYSASADGKIKIWGKEKRKQTGSSLSSHSSSSSCSHVLKATLEGRAEVSVNSVVVSGDGKWVYGGGSDGFVMGWEKREKGGDFEEWELGFEMRGHKMAVLCMCLVGEMVCSGSADKSIGLWKREGSGKLCKVGVIQGHEGPVKCLQASPNNVGAGFMLYSGGLDKSIRVWWVPKQDNLEEEKKKTSFKTLLMQQE; from the coding sequence ATGGTGAGATCAATCCAAGAAGGAGACTTGATGACGTCTtcaccttcttcctcttcaacaACCACAAGCAACGGAACCGACTCCGACGGTTCCCTCagcccctcctcctcctcaaaaAGCTTCGTCCTCAGCGCTCTCACTCCCTTTATCACCGCCGCGTACAAGCCACTCGCCGTCCTCTCCGCTCACGTCGGCTCTGTTTCTTCGCTAGCCCTCTGCGGCGAGTTCTTGCTAAGTGCCTCTCAGGGGAAAGACATCATCGTCTGGCAACAGCCAGATCTCAAGATCTTCGCGAAGTTCGGACAAGGAGACGGGTCCGTGAAGGCTTTGGTCAGCGTGGGAAGCAAAGTGTTTACCGCTCATCAAGACAGCAGAATCAGAGTCTGGAAAGTATCTCGGAGAAGCTCCGAGAACGCTTTCCGCCTTGTCGACACGCTGCCCACGACTAAAGATTACTTGGGGAAGTTTATGAAACAAAGTAACTACGTTCAGACGAGGAGGAACCACAAGCGTCTCTGGATAGAACACTCGGACAGCATCTCTTGCCTTGCGGTCCACGCTGGAATAATCTACTCAGGGTCGTGGGACAAGACTCTCAAAGTTTGGAGATTGTCGGATCTCAAGTGTCTTGAGTCCATCAAGGCACATGATGATGCCATTAACGGTCTTTTCGTCGGAGAAGGTAGAGTGTACTCCGCGTCTGCCGACGGGAAGATCAAGATTTGGGGGAAGGAGAAAAGAAAGCAGACGGGATCGTCTTTGTCttctcattcttcttcttcttcttgttcacaTGTTCTGAAGGCGACACTGGAGGGTCGTGCGGAGGTTTCGGTGAACTCGGTGGTGGTTTCCGGCGACGGGAAGTGGGTATACGGAGGAGGGTCAGATGGGTTTGTGATGGGatgggagaagagagagaaaggaggAGACTTTGAGGAATGGGAGTTAGGGTTTGAGATGAGAGGACATAAGATGGCGGTTCTGTGTATGTGTCTGGTTGGGGAAATGGTGTGTAGTGGATCGGCTGATAAGAGCATTGGACTGTGGAAGAGAGAAGGGAGTGGTAAGCTCTGTAAAGTTGGAGTCATACAAGGGCATGAAGGTCCGGTGAAATGCTTGCAAGCTTCTCCCAACAATGTGGGTGCTGGATTCATGCTTTACAGTGGAGGTCTTGACAAGAGCATTAGGGTTTGGTGGGTGCCAAAACAAGACAACttagaagaagagaagaagaaaacaagtttTAAAACATTGTTGATGCAGCAGGAATGA
- the LOC103863499 gene encoding non-functional pseudokinase ZED1: protein MESVVNKMEQKMRSGWSVEKKKKKKKEKDLQEERWFLENGSILLEKLTADCNGKSVPLRTFSSDQILKATNNFDSSCFIAFEGLHTWWYRGIIENRTYMIKRYLVDKGTEHKVAEVYNDFVLSARMSTHSNFLKLLGCCLESSYPVLVFEDAQHGVLNQRGGVMVNWEESFLPWNVRLKIGKEIANALSYLHTAFPKITIHRDVKPTHVFLDKNWTAKLFGFSLSITLPEGKTKSATVPVVGTSGYIDPSYRVTGSVTEYTDVYSFGVFLLVLLSGRPVFFTDYSNGKREGVTGYVKGLYEKDKLDEVIDTKMVKDMTSGQRFQVEACVALALRCCEKIDEYRPKMIEVAKELKRIQTSF from the coding sequence ATGGAATCGGTGGTGAATAAGATGGAGCAGAAAATGAGATCTGGATGGtcggtggagaagaagaagaagaagaagaaggaaaaagaCTTGCAGGAAGAAAGGTGGTTCTTAGAGAACGGAAGCATTTTGTTAGAAAAACTTACCGCTGATTGTAATGGTAAATCCGTTCCTTTACGCACCTTTTCTTCTGACCAGATCCTTAAAGCCACCAATAACTTCGACTCCAGCTGTTTCATCGCCTTCGAGGGGCTTCACACGTGGTGGTACAGAGGCATCATCGAAAACAGAACTTACATGATCAAAAGGTACCTTGTGGACAAAGGTACAGAACACAAAGTGGCAGAGGTTTACAATGACTTTGTCTTGTCTGCTCGGATGAGCACCCACAGCAACTTTCTCAAACTACTAGGATGCTGTTTGGAGTCTAGTTACCCTGTTCTTGTGTTTGAAGATGCACAACATGGGGTTTTGAATCAGCGAGGAGGTGTTATGGTTAACTGGGAGGAATCTTTTCTGCCATGGAATGTTCGGTTAAAGATTGGTAAGGAGATTGCAAACGCGTTATCTTATCTTCACACGGCGTTCCCTAAGATCACAATCCATAGAGATGTTAAGCCAACACATGTTTTCTTGGACAAGAACTGGACTGCCAAGTTGTTCGGCTTCTCACTCTCTATTACATTACCTGAGGGAAAAACAAAAAGCGCAACTGTTCCAGTGGTGGGGACATCCGGGTACATCGACCCATCGTACCGTGTAACAGGTTCGGTAACAGAATATACTGATGTGTACAGCTTTGGAGTCTTTTTGCTGGTTCTTCTCAGTGGCAGACCGGTGTTCTTCACCGATTATTCTAATGGCAAGCGAGAAGGAGTTACTGGCTACGTGAAAGGCTTATATGAGAAAGACAAGCTTGATGAAGTGATTGATACAAAGATGGTGAAAGACATGACAAGTGGTCAACGGTTTCAAGTGGAAGCATGTGTTGCACTTGCTCTGAGATGCTGTGAGAAGATAGATGAATATAGGCCAAAGATGATCGAAGTAGCTAAAGAACTCAAGCGGATTCAGACATCATTTTAG
- the LOC103863495 gene encoding uncharacterized protein LOC103863495, whose amino-acid sequence MAALSTFYHPLCAHHNHRTARHSVRSLTVVSCRQQKSPEESGGVIQRTVIWMISEAGKIGKNLKPEKKGDMKDLMLMSLSFAVYVYISQLMVCAYFSWTHVALPNPSW is encoded by the coding sequence ATGGCGGCTCTCTCCACCTTCTACCACCCACTCTGCGCACACCACAACCACCGTACAGCAAGACACAGCGTCAGGTCTCTGACTGTGGTGTCTTGTCGGCAGCAGAAATCACCGGAAGAGAGTGGAGGAGTGATCCAGAGAACAGTGATATGGATGATTTCAGAGGCTGGGAAGATTGGGAAGAATCTGAAGCCAGAGAAGAAAGGAGACATGAAGGATCTGATGCTTATGAGTCTTTCTTTTGCAGTTTATGTCTATATATCTCAACTAATGGTATGTGCTTACTTCTCCTGGACCCATGTCGCCCTCCCCAATCCCTCATGGTAG